A single Paenibacillus kribbensis DNA region contains:
- a CDS encoding UDP-N-acetylglucosamine 1-carboxyvinyltransferase — MEKLMITGGRPLQGTVSISGAKNSAIALIPAAILAESEVILDNLPLLSDVAVYSEILEELGATVAWEGSQMKIDPSSIKSIPMPNGPVKKLRASYYMMGAMLGRFKEAIIGLPGGCNFEPRPIDQHIKGFEALGATVTNEHGAIHLHAKELRGNKIYLDVSSVGATINIMLAAARAKGATIIENAAKEPEIIDVATLLNSMGAIIKGAGTETIRIEGVSELHGCRHSIIPDRIQAGTYMIAAAATRGNVLIDNVIPKHMEALTAKMQEMGIGIEEYDESIRVLGAPRYEHVDVKALVYPGFATDLQSPMTSLLTQAQGVSVLSDFVYSNRFKHVPELVRMGAKIRVEGRSAIIEGGHLNAAKVKAADLRAGAALVIAGLTVSEGVTEVTGVEYIDRGYDHLVSNLRHLGADVWRQTE; from the coding sequence ATGGAAAAATTGATGATCACCGGTGGACGACCGCTTCAAGGTACAGTTTCCATCAGCGGTGCCAAAAACAGTGCCATCGCCTTGATTCCCGCCGCCATTCTGGCAGAGTCGGAAGTCATTTTGGACAATTTGCCGCTGCTTAGCGATGTGGCGGTGTATTCCGAAATATTAGAGGAACTTGGTGCAACAGTTGCCTGGGAAGGCAGCCAGATGAAAATTGATCCGTCCTCTATTAAATCCATTCCCATGCCGAATGGACCGGTTAAGAAATTACGAGCTTCCTACTATATGATGGGAGCCATGCTGGGCAGATTCAAGGAAGCGATTATCGGTTTGCCAGGAGGGTGTAATTTTGAACCCCGGCCCATTGATCAGCATATCAAAGGTTTTGAAGCGCTGGGTGCTACGGTGACGAATGAGCACGGTGCTATTCATTTGCATGCCAAAGAGCTGCGCGGCAACAAAATTTACTTGGATGTCAGCAGCGTAGGGGCTACGATTAACATCATGCTGGCGGCCGCACGTGCCAAAGGCGCCACAATTATCGAAAATGCGGCTAAAGAGCCTGAGATTATAGATGTAGCAACTCTGTTAAACTCCATGGGGGCCATTATTAAGGGCGCCGGCACGGAAACGATCCGTATTGAAGGCGTGTCCGAGCTACATGGCTGCCGTCACTCTATCATACCTGACCGCATACAAGCGGGCACATATATGATTGCTGCTGCGGCTACCCGTGGCAATGTATTAATCGACAACGTAATTCCCAAGCATATGGAGGCCCTTACTGCAAAAATGCAAGAGATGGGTATCGGTATCGAGGAATATGATGAAAGTATTCGTGTACTCGGTGCGCCTCGTTATGAACATGTCGACGTTAAAGCCTTAGTTTACCCCGGATTCGCCACGGATTTGCAATCTCCTATGACCAGCTTGCTTACCCAGGCGCAGGGTGTTAGTGTATTGAGCGATTTTGTGTACAGCAATCGTTTCAAGCACGTTCCTGAACTGGTGCGAATGGGGGCTAAGATCCGCGTAGAGGGTCGGTCTGCCATTATTGAAGGCGGCCATTTGAATGCGGCGAAAGTCAAAGCGGCTGATCTGCGAGCCGGAGCAGCACTTGTCATCGCCGGACTTACGGTGAGTGAAGGTGTAACCGAGGTGACAGGTGTTGAATATATTGACCGTGGTTATGATCACCTTGTCTCCAATCTGCGTCATTTGGGCGCGGACGTATGGCGGCAGACAGAATAA
- the fba gene encoding class II fructose-1,6-bisphosphate aldolase, with product MPLVSMKDMLNKALEGKYAVGQYNINNLEWTQAILGAAEEEKSPVILGVSEGAARHMGGFYTVVKMVEGLIHDMKITVPVAIHLDHGSSFEKCKEAIDAGFTSVMIDDSHSPIDKNIETTKKVVEYAHSKGVSVEAEVGMVGGQEDDVVGDVMYAKLDDCVRIVNETGIDTLAPALGSVHGPYKGEPNLGFKEMEEIRNAVKLPLVLHGGTGIPTHDIQKSISLGTSKINVNTENQIAFAKVVREVLAAKPDAYDPRTFIQPGREAIKQTVIGKIREFGSNNKA from the coding sequence ATGCCATTGGTATCTATGAAAGACATGTTGAACAAAGCACTCGAAGGAAAATATGCAGTAGGTCAATACAACATTAACAACCTGGAGTGGACTCAAGCTATTCTGGGCGCTGCTGAAGAAGAAAAATCCCCTGTAATCCTGGGCGTTTCTGAAGGTGCGGCTCGTCACATGGGCGGTTTCTACACTGTTGTTAAAATGGTAGAAGGACTTATTCATGACATGAAAATTACGGTTCCAGTTGCAATCCACTTGGACCATGGTTCCAGCTTTGAAAAATGTAAAGAAGCTATCGATGCTGGCTTCACATCTGTTATGATTGACGATTCCCATAGCCCAATTGATAAAAATATCGAAACAACGAAGAAAGTTGTTGAATATGCACATTCCAAAGGCGTTTCCGTTGAAGCTGAAGTTGGAATGGTTGGCGGTCAAGAAGATGATGTTGTAGGTGACGTAATGTACGCTAAGCTGGACGATTGTGTACGTATCGTTAACGAAACTGGCATCGATACACTGGCTCCTGCACTGGGTTCCGTTCATGGACCATACAAAGGCGAGCCAAACCTGGGCTTTAAAGAAATGGAAGAAATCCGCAATGCTGTGAAACTGCCGCTCGTTCTTCATGGCGGAACAGGTATCCCTACACATGACATCCAAAAATCCATTTCCCTGGGTACTTCCAAAATCAACGTAAACACTGAAAACCAAATCGCATTTGCGAAAGTGGTTCGTGAAGTGCTTGCTGCGAAACCAGATGCTTACGATCCACGTACATTCATCCAACCAGGCCGTGAAGCAATCAAACAAACGGTTATCGGTAAAATTCGTGAGTTCGGTTCCAACAACAAAGCGTAA
- a CDS encoding response regulator codes for MEKKKVLIVDDQNGIRILLMEVFGSEGYETFQAANGKIALEIVEKEPPDLVLLDMKIPGMDGLEILKHLKAMNPDIKVIMMTAYGELDMIKEATELGALMHFTKPFDIDEMRIAVNKQLRSD; via the coding sequence TTGGAAAAGAAAAAAGTATTAATCGTCGATGACCAGAATGGAATACGAATTTTGCTGATGGAAGTGTTCGGAAGTGAGGGTTATGAGACCTTTCAAGCAGCGAACGGAAAAATTGCACTTGAAATTGTTGAAAAGGAACCGCCTGATCTGGTTCTGCTGGATATGAAAATTCCGGGTATGGACGGACTCGAAATCTTGAAGCATTTAAAGGCCATGAATCCCGATATCAAGGTTATTATGATGACAGCGTATGGTGAACTGGACATGATTAAAGAGGCGACGGAGCTAGGTGCACTTATGCATTTTACCAAGCCTTTTGATATTGACGAAATGAGAATTGCTGTGAACAAACAACTCAGGAGTGACTAG
- a CDS encoding CTP synthase, with the protein MTKYIFVTGGVVSSLGKGITAASLGRLLKNRGLKVTIQKFDPYLNVDPGTMSPYQHGEVFVTDDGAETDLDLGHYERFIDINLSKNSNVTTGKVYSSVISKERRGEYLGGTVQVIPHITNEIKERVYRAGREAGSDVIITEIGGTVGDIESLPFLEAIRQLKSEVGRENVMYIHVTLIPYIKAAGEVKTKPTQHSVKELRSIGIQPNVIVCRTEHELSSDMKAKIALFCDIDANAVVECRDASTLYEVPLNLREEGLDEIVVNHLKLTTPAPDMTEWEGLVDRISKLDKTVEIAIVGKYVALHDAYLSVVESLSHAGFDANADVKIRWVNAEEVTDENVADMLGGIGGILVPGGFGDRGIEGKISTIRYARENKIPFFGICLGMQVSVIEVARSLAGLEGANSSEINPATDYPVIDLLPDQKDIEDLGGTMRLGLYPCKLVEGSLAAACYNDELVYERHRHRYEFNNEYREVIEKAGLRISGTSPDGRLVEIVELPEHPWFLAVQFHPEFTSRPNRPQPLFREFVKAALQLQG; encoded by the coding sequence GTGACAAAGTATATTTTTGTGACAGGCGGGGTTGTGTCTTCCTTGGGCAAAGGGATTACGGCAGCTTCACTGGGAAGGCTTTTGAAGAACAGGGGGCTAAAGGTAACGATCCAAAAATTCGATCCTTACCTGAATGTCGATCCGGGTACCATGAGCCCTTACCAGCACGGTGAAGTGTTTGTAACGGATGATGGTGCGGAAACGGATCTTGACTTGGGACACTATGAACGCTTTATTGATATTAATCTGTCCAAGAACAGCAATGTCACAACAGGCAAGGTATATTCCAGCGTAATCAGCAAAGAGCGTCGTGGAGAATATTTGGGCGGTACAGTACAGGTTATCCCTCACATTACGAACGAAATCAAGGAGCGCGTGTACCGTGCAGGCCGCGAAGCGGGTTCGGACGTCATTATTACAGAAATTGGCGGTACTGTGGGCGATATCGAGAGTCTGCCATTTTTGGAAGCCATTCGTCAGCTTAAAAGCGAAGTTGGACGCGAAAATGTAATGTACATTCACGTAACGCTCATTCCTTATATCAAAGCTGCTGGTGAGGTGAAAACCAAACCAACCCAGCACAGCGTAAAAGAACTGCGCAGCATTGGCATTCAGCCAAATGTCATTGTTTGCCGTACAGAGCATGAGCTGTCCTCTGATATGAAGGCCAAAATTGCGCTGTTCTGCGATATCGATGCGAACGCTGTGGTAGAATGCCGCGATGCTTCGACTCTCTACGAGGTTCCGTTGAACCTGCGTGAAGAAGGCTTGGACGAAATCGTCGTGAACCACCTGAAGCTGACAACCCCTGCACCGGATATGACCGAGTGGGAAGGGCTGGTTGATCGAATCAGCAAGCTGGATAAAACGGTTGAGATTGCCATTGTTGGTAAATATGTCGCATTGCATGATGCGTATTTAAGTGTGGTTGAGTCACTCTCCCATGCCGGATTTGATGCCAATGCGGACGTGAAAATCCGCTGGGTAAACGCTGAAGAAGTGACAGACGAGAACGTAGCGGACATGCTGGGCGGCATTGGCGGCATTCTCGTACCGGGTGGCTTCGGCGATCGCGGGATTGAAGGTAAAATCAGCACGATCCGTTATGCCCGTGAGAACAAAATTCCGTTTTTCGGCATTTGTTTGGGTATGCAGGTATCTGTCATTGAGGTTGCCCGTTCCCTGGCTGGTCTTGAAGGAGCCAACAGCTCGGAAATCAACCCGGCTACAGATTACCCTGTTATCGACCTGCTTCCTGATCAAAAGGACATCGAAGATTTGGGCGGTACGATGCGTCTTGGCTTGTACCCGTGCAAACTGGTGGAAGGCTCCCTTGCTGCGGCTTGCTACAACGACGAACTGGTATACGAAAGACACCGCCACCGGTACGAATTCAATAATGAATACCGTGAAGTTATTGAGAAAGCAGGTCTTCGTATTTCTGGTACTTCACCGGACGGACGTTTGGTGGAAATTGTTGAGCTTCCAGAGCATCCGTGGTTCCTGGCCGTACAATTCCATCCGGAATTTACTTCCCGTCCGAACCGTCCACAGCCTTTGTTCCGTGAATTTGTAAAAGCAGCATTGCAGCTTCAAGGTTAA
- the rpoE gene encoding DNA-directed RNA polymerase subunit delta yields the protein MSTPLNLKIDQEKVHETPMVDLAFMVLKAANTPYYYRDLMNEVAKLRGLSDEEINDVIAQLYTEINIDGRFACVGTNLWGLKRWYPVDKSEDALTGAKRPRIINDEDDDDEDDYHEEEETYNSDDDFDADSEDEDGEDELFDGEDDDSDEDVVIDDEDLGDEDDTEDENDEDSLDDDDDSLR from the coding sequence GTGAGTACCCCACTCAACTTAAAGATTGACCAGGAGAAAGTCCACGAGACCCCGATGGTGGATTTGGCATTTATGGTTTTGAAAGCGGCCAATACTCCATATTATTACCGTGACCTGATGAATGAAGTCGCCAAATTGCGTGGCTTGTCCGACGAGGAAATCAATGACGTTATCGCTCAGCTATATACTGAAATCAACATTGACGGGCGTTTTGCCTGTGTCGGTACGAATCTGTGGGGCTTGAAACGTTGGTATCCGGTGGATAAATCCGAAGATGCTCTGACAGGCGCCAAGCGCCCTCGTATTATTAACGACGAAGACGATGATGACGAAGACGACTATCATGAGGAAGAAGAAACCTACAACTCTGATGACGACTTCGATGCAGATAGTGAAGACGAGGACGGCGAAGATGAGCTGTTCGACGGTGAAGATGACGATAGTGATGAAGACGTAGTCATAGATGACGAAGACCTCGGTGATGAGGATGACACAGAAGATGAAAATGATGAGGATTCGTTGGATGACGATGACGACTCGCTTCGTTAG
- a CDS encoding S8 family peptidase, which produces MDYPGFLQRLHEGISEPSGSGRHKQIITFDKPHQYRECLSYLRKLKPELAGLRQVQSARLIRALIAPFPAGDRLGKYHNGVTVEEDTRMKIHAETAHIPKAERNLPMPWGVKQVRAYKAWPSSTGNRIRIGVIDTGADFQHPDLRHSLGRGINLLNRTMLPYDDNGHGTHIAGTIAASNYDGGMVGVAPRALIHPVKAFDYNGAAYVSDIILGIDWCVLNRVDIINMSFGMKSRSKALLDMVNKAYHNGIVIVASSGNEGKRRSIDYPARYSQTISVGATDKYRRIAPFSNRGQFVDVYAPGEKIISSWIHGRYHEMSGTSMATSHVTGSIALLLSLRPELGPAEIKALLKRTATPLRLRKSNGRSSISTKLGEVDAFRLMQEGTK; this is translated from the coding sequence ATGGACTATCCGGGTTTTTTGCAGCGTTTGCATGAGGGTATTTCGGAGCCGTCCGGCAGTGGACGGCACAAACAGATCATTACGTTCGATAAGCCTCATCAATACCGGGAATGCCTCTCCTATCTCAGGAAGCTGAAACCTGAGCTTGCGGGATTAAGGCAAGTACAATCGGCCCGACTGATCCGCGCTCTAATCGCCCCGTTTCCAGCGGGGGACAGGCTGGGCAAATATCACAACGGCGTTACCGTTGAAGAAGATACGCGCATGAAGATTCACGCAGAAACAGCCCATATACCGAAAGCAGAGAGAAACCTCCCCATGCCTTGGGGGGTCAAACAGGTCCGTGCATACAAGGCTTGGCCTTCCTCCACAGGCAATCGGATCAGAATCGGGGTGATCGATACAGGAGCAGATTTTCAACATCCTGATCTTCGTCATTCTCTTGGCAGAGGCATTAATTTGCTTAACCGGACGATGTTACCCTATGACGATAACGGTCACGGTACTCATATTGCCGGTACTATCGCTGCATCCAACTATGATGGAGGTATGGTCGGCGTAGCACCAAGGGCTTTGATTCATCCAGTAAAAGCGTTCGACTATAATGGAGCCGCCTACGTCTCTGATATTATTCTCGGTATCGACTGGTGTGTGTTAAATCGTGTCGATATCATCAATATGAGCTTTGGCATGAAGTCACGCAGCAAGGCACTGCTTGATATGGTGAATAAAGCCTATCATAACGGGATCGTGATCGTAGCTTCCTCGGGCAATGAGGGCAAGCGCCGCAGTATTGACTATCCTGCCCGCTATTCCCAGACCATCTCGGTCGGAGCTACCGACAAATACAGACGCATCGCACCCTTCAGCAATCGGGGACAGTTTGTAGACGTGTACGCCCCTGGCGAAAAAATCATCTCCTCCTGGATACACGGCAGGTATCACGAAATGAGCGGTACCTCTATGGCTACTTCCCATGTAACCGGGAGCATTGCACTTCTTCTTTCCCTGAGACCCGAACTGGGACCTGCAGAAATCAAAGCACTGCTCAAACGAACCGCCACACCGCTGCGGCTTCGCAAAAGCAACGGCCGTAGCTCTATCTCCACCAAGCTTGGAGAGGTGGACGCCTTCCGATTAATGCAGGAGGGCACGAAGTAA
- a CDS encoding MBL fold metallo-hydrolase, translating into MTKLRIWGGAGEHGRSCYVFEGEQHRIMLDCGVKKEGIGQYPLFPPQEAQRLSAVLLSHAHEDHSMALPLLYKYGYRGEVWTTRATAEQLGSYFCSWHSYVASRGGQLPYDERDIKAITYRFLEDDVPSGVWREACPGMQIMWGRSGHLAGAVWFGVELEGKRLFFSGDYSRESELLAADTPSMGTGNGAPGNPVMMPDINLADVAIMDNAYGMDKDPQPVKLERLRAELEQILASEGHVLLPVPAFGRGQELTVWAREQFPGQTLIVEPDIWQGLRRLSGWKEWLRPEAPARIEQVLNNDRVFVPRNNEERMRLLEQNTAAIIVTGDGMMNSPRARWYYQYLSDHPSKGGDTNSRKINNNGVILTGHASRGSFGKYLLDCTNQKTDQKDRCVVRHLIYKVHQGVVDVRHMLKRLPSKQVVLVHAPKSQTDLVCDELIREGWTRHEGPVKAIYSLEPGAMLKV; encoded by the coding sequence ATGACCAAGCTTCGAATTTGGGGCGGAGCTGGTGAACATGGCCGCTCCTGCTATGTTTTTGAAGGAGAACAGCACCGCATTATGCTGGATTGCGGTGTGAAAAAGGAAGGGATCGGACAATACCCGTTATTCCCGCCTCAGGAAGCGCAGAGGCTATCCGCAGTATTGCTGTCCCATGCGCATGAAGATCATTCGATGGCGCTGCCCTTACTCTATAAGTATGGATATCGTGGAGAGGTCTGGACGACCAGAGCTACCGCAGAGCAGCTGGGTTCCTATTTTTGCTCCTGGCATTCTTATGTAGCATCGAGAGGCGGACAGCTTCCTTACGATGAACGGGATATAAAAGCTATTACATACCGCTTTCTGGAGGACGATGTGCCGTCAGGTGTATGGCGGGAGGCTTGTCCGGGTATGCAAATCATGTGGGGGCGCAGTGGGCATTTGGCTGGTGCAGTGTGGTTTGGGGTAGAATTGGAAGGAAAGCGATTGTTCTTTTCGGGAGATTACAGCCGAGAATCTGAGTTGCTCGCTGCGGATACGCCAAGTATGGGCACAGGGAACGGTGCACCTGGCAACCCTGTCATGATGCCGGATATCAATCTGGCGGATGTCGCCATAATGGATAATGCCTATGGGATGGATAAGGACCCGCAGCCTGTGAAGCTGGAGCGGCTGCGGGCCGAGCTGGAGCAGATATTAGCATCTGAGGGTCATGTGCTGCTGCCTGTGCCAGCCTTTGGCCGGGGGCAGGAGCTGACTGTTTGGGCCAGAGAGCAGTTCCCCGGACAGACCCTGATTGTAGAGCCGGATATATGGCAGGGCTTACGGCGTTTAAGCGGCTGGAAAGAATGGCTGCGTCCGGAAGCTCCTGCTCGAATAGAACAGGTGCTGAATAATGACAGGGTCTTTGTGCCCCGTAATAATGAAGAACGAATGAGACTGCTGGAACAGAACACTGCGGCTATTATCGTAACTGGAGACGGCATGATGAACTCACCACGCGCACGCTGGTACTATCAGTACCTGTCTGATCATCCGAGTAAGGGTGGTGATACGAACAGTAGAAAAATCAACAATAATGGAGTTATATTGACTGGACATGCTTCAAGGGGATCTTTTGGCAAATATCTGCTGGATTGCACGAATCAGAAGACGGATCAAAAGGATCGCTGCGTCGTTCGGCATTTGATTTACAAGGTGCATCAGGGAGTGGTGGATGTGAGGCATATGTTGAAACGATTGCCCAGCAAGCAGGTTGTGCTCGTTCATGCGCCGAAGTCGCAGACCGATCTTGTATGTGATGAGCTAATCAGAGAAGGCTGGACCCGACATGAAGGGCCTGTAAAAGCTATTTACTCTCTGGAGCCGGGCGCAATGTTAAAGGTTTAG
- a CDS encoding ABC transporter permease, with protein sequence MGVLSVKQIRAWCLTLALIVLALLIVMPLLQIFIQSVYVDGTFQWMAPFRTLAESRFASVLFSSIWLGICVIAGTTVLALPLAWVMSNTRLARWRWLDVVLLIPFMTPPYIGSMGWILFMQKNGYLVQLLPELHVFMSSFFSFGGMVMIMSLHLFPFLYLLLRGALVRIGGSLEEAGAVMGGSFGYRFRRIILPLLLSSYGMGALLIFVKTIAEFGTPATFGRRIGYEVMTSEIHKYISSWPIDFGKATSLASVLLTACLLVWYMQSVINRKYTYRLVGGKGSRPSRLRVSSLATGLSIAFILLLLVASIGIPYFSIIAASTMKLRGIGLAWGNFTLDYYRELLSWGSESMEALLNSVFLSLGASTIAVLLGTWFALVVGQSRTVLQRTVDAFSLLPNTVPGIVMVVGLILWWNSPWMPIPLYNTYGMVILTYVILFVPYTVQYVKSAFTQVDTALFQAGQVFGGRPFYVFRRIVLPLILPGMLAGWMMTFTIASRELVGSLLILPPSVQTSATYIFAQFEQGQVSLGMAMAVISVGLTTLLLMVMEILNSQRKWK encoded by the coding sequence ATGGGAGTTTTATCCGTCAAACAGATCCGGGCATGGTGTCTGACGCTCGCCCTGATCGTGCTTGCTCTCCTGATCGTAATGCCGTTGCTGCAAATTTTTATCCAAAGTGTGTATGTGGATGGGACATTTCAATGGATGGCACCTTTTCGGACGTTGGCTGAATCCCGATTTGCGAGTGTTCTATTCAGCTCCATTTGGCTGGGCATCTGTGTTATTGCCGGAACGACTGTGCTTGCACTTCCGTTGGCGTGGGTTATGTCCAACACTCGTCTTGCAAGATGGCGCTGGTTGGACGTAGTGCTGCTGATACCGTTTATGACCCCGCCCTATATCGGGTCCATGGGCTGGATTTTGTTTATGCAAAAAAACGGGTATCTGGTGCAGCTGCTTCCAGAGCTTCACGTCTTCATGTCGTCCTTTTTCAGCTTTGGCGGCATGGTGATGATCATGAGTCTGCATCTATTTCCGTTCCTGTACCTGCTGCTGCGCGGTGCGCTGGTGAGAATCGGCGGCAGCCTGGAAGAAGCGGGTGCTGTGATGGGCGGCAGTTTTGGGTACAGGTTCCGCCGGATCATTTTACCCCTGCTGCTATCGTCTTACGGAATGGGTGCCTTGCTTATTTTCGTCAAAACAATTGCGGAGTTTGGTACCCCCGCCACCTTTGGACGGCGTATCGGATATGAGGTCATGACATCGGAAATTCACAAATATATTTCCAGCTGGCCGATTGACTTCGGCAAGGCGACGTCACTGGCTTCGGTGCTTTTAACGGCCTGTCTGCTGGTCTGGTATATGCAATCGGTAATCAACCGCAAATACACGTATAGACTGGTTGGGGGCAAGGGTTCTCGTCCTTCCCGTCTTCGTGTGTCGAGCCTGGCGACAGGGCTAAGTATTGCTTTTATTCTATTATTGCTTGTTGCGTCTATTGGCATCCCTTATTTCTCGATTATCGCTGCTTCTACCATGAAGCTACGGGGAATCGGACTGGCTTGGGGCAACTTTACGCTCGATTATTACAGGGAGTTGCTGTCATGGGGCTCGGAAAGTATGGAGGCATTGCTGAACAGCGTATTTCTGTCTTTGGGCGCGTCGACGATTGCCGTCCTGCTGGGCACATGGTTTGCGCTTGTCGTGGGTCAATCGCGTACTGTGCTCCAGCGGACGGTGGATGCCTTCAGTCTGCTGCCGAACACAGTTCCAGGGATTGTGATGGTCGTCGGTCTTATTTTATGGTGGAACTCGCCATGGATGCCCATTCCGTTATACAACACTTACGGCATGGTTATTCTGACGTATGTGATCTTGTTTGTGCCTTATACCGTCCAATATGTCAAAAGCGCCTTTACACAGGTAGACACAGCTCTCTTTCAGGCAGGTCAGGTGTTTGGCGGACGTCCATTTTATGTATTCCGCCGGATTGTGTTGCCGCTGATTTTACCGGGGATGCTGGCGGGGTGGATGATGACCTTCACCATCGCCTCGCGCGAACTGGTGGGTTCATTACTGATTCTGCCGCCATCCGTTCAGACGTCTGCGACCTACATTTTTGCCCAATTTGAACAGGGACAGGTGTCGCTCGGCATGGCGATGGCAGTCATATCCGTCGGATTGACTACCCTGCTGCTGATGGTGATGGAGATTCTAAACTCGCAGAGAAAGTGGAAATAA
- a CDS encoding ABC transporter substrate-binding protein, translating to MMNRHVFRTGWKKGAMLALTLTFGMAVAGCGAATPSKDGAQATGTAGQAGAASSDQKLVVYSAGPDGLAKKLVAGYEAKSGVKVELFQGTTGKILARMEAEKTNPVADVVVLASLPSVQGLKKDGLTLPYPEAQNADKLNPDWSDKEGNYFSTSASALGIAYNTNLVKTPPTSWADLAKPEYKDQVNIPDPSLSGSALDFMTGYLSAKGDGGWTLFEQYKTNGVAMAGANQEALDPVITGAKSMVAAAVDYMTYKAKAKGEPIDIVYPKEGTVISPRPAAILKSTQHEQNAKAFIDYLLSDEAQKLVADASLLPGRTDVKADKRANLDEIPLLDTNWEWMGDNGADVTEKFTQIFK from the coding sequence ATGATGAACAGACATGTTTTTCGTACAGGTTGGAAAAAAGGCGCAATGCTTGCCTTAACATTAACCTTCGGAATGGCTGTGGCAGGCTGTGGAGCGGCGACACCCTCCAAGGATGGAGCGCAAGCGACAGGGACAGCCGGACAAGCCGGGGCGGCATCCAGTGATCAGAAGCTAGTCGTCTACAGCGCAGGCCCGGATGGACTGGCGAAAAAGCTGGTAGCAGGATATGAGGCGAAAAGCGGAGTTAAGGTTGAGCTATTCCAGGGAACGACCGGTAAAATTCTGGCTAGGATGGAAGCCGAGAAGACGAATCCGGTAGCAGATGTGGTGGTGCTGGCATCTCTTCCGTCTGTGCAAGGCTTGAAAAAAGATGGACTCACGCTGCCCTACCCTGAGGCCCAAAATGCGGATAAACTGAATCCCGACTGGTCTGACAAGGAAGGCAATTATTTCAGTACCAGTGCCTCGGCGTTAGGTATCGCGTACAACACGAACCTGGTGAAGACGCCGCCGACATCATGGGCTGATCTGGCCAAGCCAGAGTATAAGGACCAAGTTAACATTCCAGATCCGTCGCTCTCCGGCTCGGCGCTGGATTTTATGACAGGCTATCTGAGCGCCAAGGGCGATGGGGGCTGGACGTTGTTTGAGCAGTACAAAACTAACGGTGTTGCCATGGCAGGCGCGAATCAGGAAGCGCTGGACCCGGTCATTACCGGAGCCAAAAGCATGGTTGCAGCTGCGGTCGATTACATGACCTACAAAGCCAAAGCCAAGGGCGAGCCGATTGACATTGTTTATCCAAAGGAAGGAACAGTGATCAGTCCCCGTCCGGCAGCCATTCTCAAATCAACGCAGCATGAGCAGAATGCCAAGGCATTCATTGACTATCTGCTGTCAGACGAAGCACAGAAGCTGGTAGCGGATGCTTCTCTGCTTCCGGGCCGCACGGATGTCAAAGCCGACAAGCGTGCCAATCTGGATGAGATCCCCTTGCTGGACACCAATTGGGAATGGATGGGCGACAACGGGGCTGACGTGACGGAGAAGTTCACGCAAATATTCAAGTAA